The following proteins are co-located in the Candida dubliniensis CD36 chromosome 3, complete sequence genome:
- a CDS encoding ARF guanine-nucleotide exchange factor, putative (Similar to S. cerevisiae GEA2;~In S. cerevisiae: guanine nucleotide exchange factor for ADP ribosylation factors (ARFs), involved in vesicular transport between the Golgi and ER, Golgi organization, and actin cytoskeleton organization), producing the protein MEISKPPTPLNIVGKPPLRNANVHHHKTALVSVDPITLAINECMIMASAMRKSNRWAQGGAAALFSSGDIFGDDDDDDDDEQVEEVEEDNDGDTGEEEGGVVKGEQNGSSNNLGIKATNLDRPNASTNVAVSPRKSSTTQGNPLLASFLQLKSILIDTKNIYDIDSLTLLQPFLMVIKSSSTSGYITELALNTISKFLNYDIISFKSKNLQTSLIQIISSLTHCRFEAADQNSDDAVLLKVLRLLERIIEDELSSLLPNDVVSEVVQTCLSLACNKKRSEVLRRAAEMSMDSMTVEIFSKLKDVDPELDNGDDLQTNFSDTILPEDRIGGTDAPTEINSPRNSISGKENILMEDNDEDKSEENQKKQETLPQEPKEKSVDETKDIKQKEETHVETSSIVDNSEKSEFDVYSNEEPYGIICINEFLGILVSMISPSNQYQHMESTRVFALSLINTAIEVAGIEIPKHPSLLNLVTDPISKHVLSIITTTESPALLRASLKLFTTITIVLDQHFKPQFELSISLIFQSILPQSEIQMKGSSHMSFRNPISKEILIESLSLLWIRSPSFFTNLFIDYDCDFEKSDLAINILQYLCRLSLPESAFMTTDNVPPLCLEGVLSFISGINERSKKFKETKQNNDLVEKRKQKIAFIQCTELFNENPKQGVKQLAIDGFIKDANDLKEVANFLFSKSGRLNKKVLGEFLAKPSNSELFGHFIDLFDFHDIRVDEALRVLLKTFRLPGESQQIERVVERFAERYVECQAQGRINPDKSTSVETEVVSPDKDSVFILSYSIIMLNTDLHNPQVKKQMALDEYRRNLRGVYNGQDFPEWYLSKIYFSIKSREIIMPEEHHGTDKWFDDIWNNIVVTTSSIQTFSDIKIEEVDKVLLSSVFPQIISTIFHIFHHAREDQVITTLIGYVYKLTQICLKFELHSEIRKIVDKLIKFTTLTHTPKKPNEILITEVKLDNKTAIYVSDYACSFGRDFKAQLSTVVLFKIIKKNNLKLKHWDKIVEIIEKLYQYSLIFDENIPSNDKDTKEDNDETTSGESDNSILKLLSSKDIKKLPIKRITNDSFLSILKNLIDNQPTEEEIQSTLAAMDCIKSLDIPNVLRIIAESKK; encoded by the coding sequence ATGGAAATATCTAAACCTCCTACTCCACTAAATATTGTTGGGAAACCACCACTTAGAAATGCCAATGTACATCATCACAAGACAGCTTTGGTTAGTGTTGATCCCATTACTCTAGCAATTAACGAATGCATGATTATGGCATCAGCTATGAGGAAACTGAATCGATGGGCACAAGGTGGTGCAGCAGCATTGTTTTCATCAGGTGATAtatttggtgatgatgatgatgatgatgatgatgagcAAGTAGAGGAAGTGGAAGAGGACAACGACGGCGACAcaggagaagaagaaggaggAGTAGTAAAAGGGGAGCAAAATGgttcatcaaataatttggGTATCAAAGCAACTAATCTTGATCGTCCTAATGCTAGTACAAATGTTGCAGTTTCTCCTCGCAAATCTTCTACTACTCAAGGCAATCCTCTACTTGCATCATTTTtacaattgaaatcaatattaattgaCACCAAGAACAtttatgatattgataGTTTAACATTATTACAACCTTTTTTAATGGTcataaaatcatcatcaacttcaGGATATATTACTGAATTGGCATTAAATAccatttcaaaatttttaaattatgaCATTATATCTTTCAAATCGAAAAACTTACAAACATcattaattcaaataatttcatctttAACTCATTGTCGTTTTGAAGCTGCCGATCAAAATTCCGATGATGCTGTTTTATTAAAAGTGTTGCGATTATTAGAACGAattattgaagatgaattatCAAGTTTATTACCTAATGATGTTGTTTCAGAAGTTGTTCAAACTTGTTTATCATTAGCATGTAATAAAAAGAGAAGTGAAGTTTTACGAAGAGCAGCAGAAATGTCAATGGATTCAATGACAGTTGAAATTTTCAGTAAATTAAAAGATGTTGATCCAGAATTAGataatggtgatgatttGCAAACTAATTTCTCTGATACGATATTACCTGAAGATAGAATAGGTGGTACTGATGCTCCAACAGAAATAAATAGTCCAAGAAATCTGATTTCTgggaaagaaaatattttaatggAAGACAACGATGAAGATAAATCAGAAGAAAATcagaaaaaacaagaaaccCTCCCACAAGAACCCAAGGAAAAGCTGGTTGATGAAACAAAAGATATTAAACAGAAAGAGGAAACACATGTTGAAACCTCATCTATAGTGGATAATTCAGAGAAATCGGAATTTGATGTATATTCCAATGAGGAGCCTTATGGAATTATTTGTATTAATGAATTCTTGGGGATTTTAGTATCAATGATTTCTCcttcaaatcaatatcaacataTGGAAAGTACTCGAGTTTTTGCATTATCTTTAATAAATACTGCCATAGAAGTTGCTGGAATTGAAATTCCTAAACATCCTTCTTTATTGAATCTAGTCACTGATCCTATTTCCAAACATGTTTTACTGATTATAACTACCACTGAATCCCCAGCACTTTTACGAGCttcattaaaattgttTACTACTATCACGATAGTTTTAGATCAACATTTTAAACcacaatttgaattatcaatatcattgaTATTTCAATCGATTCTCCCACAATCAGAAATACAAATGAAAGGATCGTCACATATGTCATTTAGAAATCCAATTTCTaaagaaattttgattGAATCATTAAGTTTATTATGGATAAGATCACCAAGTTTTTTCaccaatttatttattgattatgattgtgattttgaaaaatccgATTTAGCAATCAATATATTACAATATTTGTGTCGATTATCATTACCAGAATCAGCTTTTATGACTACAGATAATGTTCCCCCTTTATGTTTAGAAGGAGTACTTTCATTCATTTCTGGAATAAATGAAAGAagtaaaaaatttaaagaaaccaaacaaaataatgatcttgttgaaaaaaggaaacaaaaaattgctTTTATTCAATGTAcagaattatttaatgaaaacCCTAAACAGGGGGTTAAACAATTGGCAATTGATGGATTTATTAAAGATGctaatgatttgaaagaagttgccaattttttattttctaaatcaGGTAGATTGAATAAAAAAGTTTTAGGTGAATTTTTAGCTAAACCTAGTAATTCAGAATTATTTGGtcattttattgatttatttgatttccaTGATATTAGAGTAGATGAAGCTTTACGAgttttattgaaaacatttAGATTACCTGGTGAATctcaacaaattgaaagagTTGTGGAAAGATTTGCTGAAAGATATGTTGAATGTCAGGCTCAAGGTCGCATTAATCCAGATAAGTCTACTAGTGTTGAAACTGAAGTGGTTTCTCCTGATAAGGATTCAGTTTTCATATTATCTTATTCGATAATCATGTTAAATACCGATCTTCATAATCCTCAAGTTAAGAAACAAATGGCATTAGATGAATATAGAAGAAATCTTCGTGGTGTTTATAATGGACAAGATTTTCCTGAATGGtatctttcaaaaatatatttctcCATTAAAAGTAGAGAAATCATTATGCCTGAAGAACATCATGGTACTGATAAATGGTTTGATGATATTTGGAacaatattgttgttacaACAAGTTCTATACAAACATTTAGTGAtatcaaaattgaagaagttgatAAAGTATTACTTTCACTGGTTTTCCCTCAAATAATATCAACTATATTTCATATTTTCCATCATGCTAGAGAAGATCAAGTTATTACTACATTAATTGGTTATGTTTATAAATTAACtcaaatttgtttaaaatttgaattacattcagaaattagaaaaattgttgataaattaatcaaattcacTACTTTAACTCATACACCTAAAAAaccaaatgaaattttaattaCTGAAGTGAAATTAGATAATAAAACTGCAATTTATGTTAGTGATTATGCTTGTTCATTTGGTCGTGATTTTAAAGCTCAATTATCAACGGTGgtattatttaaaatcatcaagaaaaataatcttaaattgaaacattGGGATAAAATCGtggaaattattgaaaaattatatcaatattcattgatttttgatGAGAATATACCCAGTAATGATAAGGATACTAAagaagataatgatgaaaccACTTCTGGTGAAAGTGacaattcaatattgaaattgttatCATCAAAagatattaaaaaattaccAATTAAAAGAATAACTAATGATCTGtttctttcaatattgaaaaatttgattgataatcaacctactgaagaagaaattcaaTCAACTTTAGCAGCAATGGATTGtattaaatcattagatATCCCTAATGTATTAAGAATTATTGCTGAATCCAAGAAATAG
- a CDS encoding EH domain-containing protein, putative (Similar to S. cerevisiae END3;~In S. cerevisiae: involved in endocytosis, actin cytoskeletal organization and cell wall morphogenesis): MPRLEESEIKKYWQIFQSLKPENNKLTGDQLSSVLKNSQLPQQQLSAIWELSDIDNDGKLDFEEFCIIMRLIFDVINGKLPNVPSELPSWLIPASKSAIIQANKAVNQGNNNFGNDGIDDDLDDDDKLSNDFDWYISPTDKSIYEKIYDSKCDSFGRIKYSSLNELYNGLTNVPNSEISSAWNLINPKSFETIDKDQTLIFLHILNQRENGKRIPRGVPASLRATFSKEVPNYDLSAQVKPSISTTTEIGKKSFAENYLNKIGGGQNTIINNGRNEKGTDFSATQGTDWEEVRLRRELQDLEKLLDKVQNDTINHKHNNNNNNTNGDNDMLIKYEFEQLLKYKQDQLNSTASTKNNSNNSTDLSSIKQDIEEIQNQVNTLQEYLTTKNQELLKLNQQIESLK, from the coding sequence ATGCCACGTTTAGAAGAAtcagaaattaaaaaatattggCAAATTTTCCAAAGTTTAAAACCtgaaaataataagttAACTGGAGATCAATTGAGTTcagttttgaaaaattctcaattaccacaacaacaattatcaGCAATTTGGGAATTAagtgatattgataatgatgggAAATTagattttgaagaattttgtattattatgagattaatatttgatgtAATTAATGGGAAATTACCTAATGTTCCATCAGAATTACCTTCATGGTTAATTCCTGCTAGTAAATCAGCCATTATTCAAGCCAATAAAGCAGTTAATCAaggtaataataattttggcAATGATGGAATAGATGATGATctagatgatgatgataaattgagtaatgattttgattggtATATTTCACCTAcagataaatcaatttatgaaaaaatttatgATTCTAAATGTGATTCATTTGGTAGAATCAAATATTCAagtttaaatgaattatataatgGATTAACTAATGTTCCTAATAGTGAAATATCATCGGCTTGgaatttaattaatcctaaatcatttgaaacTATAGATAAAGATCAaacattaatttttttacatattttaaatcaacGAGAAAATGGTAAAAGAATTCCTCGTGGAGTACCTGCTAGCTTAAGAGcaactttttcaaaagaaGTACCAAATTATGATTTACTGGCTCAAGTAAAACCATCAATTTCTACAACTACAGAAATTGGGAAAAAATCATTTGCTGAAAATTATCTTAATAAAATTGGTGGTGGACAaaatacaattattaataatggtagaaatgaaaaaggtACTGATTTTTCAGCTACTCAAGGTACTGATTGGGAAGAAGTTAGATTAAGACGAGAATTACaagatttagaaaaattgttaGATAAAGTACAAAATGATACTATAAACCATaaacataataataataataataatactaatggtgataatgatatgttaattaaatatgaatttgaacaattactaaaatataaacaagatcaattaaattctACCGCCTCCACGAaaaacaacagcaacaattCCACagatttatcatcaataaaacaagacattgaagaaattcaaaatcaagtCAATACATTACAAGAATATTTAACTACAAAgaatcaagaattattaaaattaaatcaacaaattgaatcattaaaataa
- the ALI1 gene encoding NADH-ubiquinone oxidoreductase subunit, mitochondrial precursor, putative codes for MMISRTLLKRSLPTVQFLRPFTRSTIIRSAHEEDLVNLNELPRKKSLEENYVPLINPTEKYKIQIEELHKFGTYIMACLPKYIQQFSVWKDELTIYVAPTAILPTMLFLKNNTSCQFKQVSDITAADYPSRTNRFDVVYNLLSVRHNSRIRVKTYANETTPVPSITPYFNGANWFERETYDLFGIFFEGHPDLRRILTDYGFEGHPLRKDFPTTGYTEVRYDEEKKRIIYEPLELTQAWRNFTVGSSVWEPVGEGKDFTPQSFKLPTPEPEPEKESDEKK; via the coding sequence atgaTGATATCAAGAACATTACTTAAAAGATCCTTACCAACAGTTCAATTTTTAAGACCATTTACTAGATCAACCATTATTAGATCAGCTCatgaagaagatttagtaaatttgaatgaattacctagaaaaaaatcattagaagaaaattatgttccattaattaatcctactgaaaaatataaaattcaaattgaagaattacaTAAATTTGGTACTTATATTATGGCATGTTTACCtaaatatattcaacaattttctGTTTGGAAAGATGAATTAACTATTTATGTTGCTCCAACAGCAATTTTACCAACAAtgttatttttaaaaaataatacttcATGTCAATTTAAACAAGTTCTGGATATTACTGCCGCTGATTATCCTTCAAGAACTAATAGATTTGATGTGgtatataatttattatcagtAAGACATAATTCAAGAATTAGAGTTAAAACTTATGCTAATGAAACTACTCCAGTCCCATCAATTACTCCATATTTTAATGGAGCTAATTGGTTTGAAAGAGAAACTTATGATTTatttggaattttttttgaaggTCATCCTGATTTAAGAAGAATTTTAACTGATTATGGATTTGAAGGTCATCCATTAAGAAAAGATTTCCCAACTACTGGTTATACTGAAGTTAGatatgatgaagaaaagaaaagaattatttatgAACCATTAGAATTAACTCAAGCTTGGAGAAATTTTACCGTTGGTAGTTCAGTTTGGGAACCAGTTGGTGAAGGTAAAGATTTCACTCCacaatcatttaaattacCTACTCCTGAACCAGAACCTGAAAAAGAATCtgatgaaaagaaataa
- a CDS encoding oleate-induced peroxisomal protein, putative (appears to be not present in S. cerevisiae), whose protein sequence is MSVEVDGFNASALFKELNEGLQDKSKAQEAIKGVNAVIIITLKNKEGKDQSWVLDLKKEGTLTKVDGSIPKGDVQLLLKDADFVKLANGKANGQKLFMNGKLKVKGNMMKATAIESVFKKLDPRPKL, encoded by the coding sequence atgtCAGTCGAAGTTGATGGATTTAATGCTTCTGCTTTAttcaaagaattaaatgaagGTTTACAAGATAAAAGCAAGGCTCAAGAAGCTATCAAAGGTGTCAATGCCgttattatcattacttTAAAGAATAAAGAAGGTAAAGATCAAAGTTGGGTtttagatttgaaaaaagaaggtACTTTAACTAAAGTTGATGGATCAATTCCAAAAGGTGATGTTCAATTACTTTTAAAAGATGCTGATTTTGTTAAATTGGCTAATGGTAAAGCTAATGgtcaaaaattatttatgaATGGTAAATTGAAAGTTAAAGGTAACATGATGAAAGCTACTGCCATTGAATCTGtctttaaaaaattagaCCCAAGACCAAAATTGTAA
- a CDS encoding uncharacterized protein yil127c, putative (In S. cerevisiae: GFP-fusion protein localizes to the nucleolus), whose protein sequence is MSFNSKASKYQAENTVDKLFSNILHTTTPKSVSNTNTKTKTKTKTKTKPISSTQLLVNQLQSSNTNSNSNTKRKKHNINKRINKTLLEEKKFSKFIKYNHIKQKSIKSESDEKYLHKLIRKNINSLNKINKIDDLLIDEELNQIKLELLANESNVGNVGIGHFKGGKRLRKKLLNNNKEQEEFDGFGNISNNKGKKNSHPGLTPGLAPVDYEEEEEEE, encoded by the coding sequence ATGTCATTCAATTCTAAGGCATCCAAATATCAAGCAGAAAATActgttgataaattattttccaATATACTACATACTACTACTCCTAAGTCGGTTTCAAATACCAacaccaaaaccaaaaccaaaaccaaaaccaaaaccaaaccaaTCTCATCTACTCAATTACTTGTTAATCAACTACAATCATCAAATActaatagtaatagtaatacaaaaaggaagaagcataacatcaataaacgaattaataaaacattattagaagaaaaaaaattttcaaaatttattaaatataatcatattaaacaaaaatcaatcaaatcagAATCagatgaaaaatatttacataaattaattcggaaaaatattaattcattaaataaaataaataaaattgatgatttattaattgatgaagaattaaatcaaattaaattggaattattaGCAAATGAAAGTAATGTTGGTAATGTTGGTATTGGACATTTTAAGGGAGGTAAACGATTACgtaaaaaattgttaaataataataaggagcaagaagaatttgatggatttggaaatataagtaataataaaggGAAGAAGAACTCACATCCTGGATTAACTCCTGGATTGGCACCAGTTGAttatgaagaagaagaagaagaagaatga
- a CDS encoding DNA repair and TFIIH regulator, putative (Similar to S. cerevisiae MET18;~In S. cerevisiae: required for both nucleotide excision repair (NER) and RNA polymerase II (RNAP II) transcription; involved in telomere maintenance), whose protein sequence is MVEHNIPILINQYIAASSGNDEEAVSNYIFELSNLITNDELSLLQFIQHLGPSLTSDKDLIRSKSIECLSKTIISLSDSKLTKQDINVLMEFLLNKLIDNDQICLQYSLMGINSLICKKNFLADTNIEKILQNLYKNYDPKKNLAKIRFETFQILLNLLNQFNQYLKSSIQLTNLYIKTFIHIASGEKDPRNLLLSFELNSKINENFQFLVDNNELHQQFITDLFDICFCYFPISFKPPSNDPYKITSEQLKVALRKTIASQSKFASEAFPNLIEKLTSTNPTIRNDTLKTLQLCIENYSNNDPTIIEQYWMTIWNALKFEILHNDIRSNFNPTNNTIVALDYDEIDDNDEFKPLVLTLVILNQLIMKLPQPEIMLHTVVEELKPNLEIIKEKSIKSSLILSSLGSTSIENLNYIVDFLFQYQVWGKFLNIDKKEEPNQKQEIDTNDDISLNIAKQRDLIDSIGFVLTAYQVLKPTTTNCHLLDYKDYILIFLGQLLNITSNLEKTLKCKIIQQLIKLIKLPGFLNINELELILGNYFKDFFLLGTTTTTSSSSSSAGKKKDVILQEIINGLIEVSQDSQITSMTIEFIINPILNQLLNNDDTEIDIETFQFQLEIVGDLCINYQILEVISIRLLNKLSLIINNQSNDNLQLYKLIINLFIESIKKIESIQQFLTNSWYKHFIPKFMENLLIILPVKKSFFDDNDYKSDNYELFEIVGDLLGLIIKFIDVSKHQEILDQLNQAFITNNDQTNENYGLGPFKYPSNLLIEPTNYINIYNKILSSIDKSCVFKTNIDQQVIELVINLIYKIGSKDEYLRLQYLQTLCLLINKFIKNVDIDIIESILKLKLLEEFNHKEFPITEKDFISFEIFIWILKGLIIKLDKLGINYLNQLLELFVITKNYKFKQLIGKSLQILFIDLKIFTNEKITSTTTTTTTTTTTTNSVDTSSNDLKSSNQLISKVKNLQIKSLYKQHIFVIILPYLINNDDSNNFGTDNDFNLKFNSLSLIIENLSINGNNNILINQLSEILPITLYSLIKIPIDSNSNSNLLASLIILNIILKEEEKEEKEKEKDINNTNLSLLTKDNIIELIPILIKLITTTTTNRKSKSKSNSSNIDIKILSLKNLKLIIEKFDDIINKSKLLNDLLPGLDDKKRVVRKLTIDLRQLLYDSK, encoded by the coding sequence ATGGTGGAACATAATATACCtatattaatcaatcagTATATTGCTGCTTCTTCAGggaatgatgaagaagcggtatcaaattatatttttgaattatccaatttgattaccaatgatgaattatcattattacaatTCATTCAACATTTAGGACCTTCATTAACTTCTGATAAAGATTTAATTCGTAGTAAAAGTATTGAATGTTTATCCAAGACGATTATTTCCTTATCGGATTCAAAATTAACTAAACAAGATATTAATGTATTAATggaatttttattaaacaaattaattgataatgatcaAATATGTTTACAATATTCATTAATGGGgattaattcattaatttgtaaaaaaaatttcctTGCTGatacaaatattgaaaaaattttacaaaatttaTATAAGAATTATGATCCTAAAAAGAATTTAGCAAAAATCCGATTTGAAACTTTCCAAAtcttattgaatttattaaatcaatttaatcaatatttaaaatCTTCTATtcaattaacaaatttatatataaaaacaTTTATTCATATTGCATCTGGGGAAAAAGATCCTagaaatttattattatcatttgaattgaatagTAAAATCAATGagaatttccaatttttggttgataataatgaattacatcaacaatttataaccgatttatttgatatttgtttttgttatttcccaatttcatttaaacCACCAAGTAATGATCCTTATAAAATCACTTCAGAACAATTAAAAGTAGCATTAAGAAAAACTATTGCATCTCAAAGTAAATTTGCTTCTGAGGCATTCCccaatttaattgaaaaattaacaTCAACTAATCCAACCATTAGAAATGATACTTTAAAAACTTTGCAATTAtgtattgaaaattattcTAATAATGATCCGACAATTATTGAACAATATTGGATGACAATTTGGAATGcattaaaatttgaaattttacaTAATGATATTCGGAGTAATTTTAATCCCACTAATAATACCATTGTGGCATTAgattatgatgaaattgatgataatgatgaatttaaaCCATTAGTGTTAACTTTAGTTATacttaatcaattgattatgaaATTACCTCAACCAGAAATCATGTTACATACTGTggttgaagaattaaaaccaaatttagaaattattaaagaaaaatcaattaaatcaagtTTAATATTAAGTTCTTTAGGTTCAACTtctattgaaaatttgaattatattgttgattttttatttcaatatcaagTATGGGggaaatttttaaatattgataaaaaggaagaaccaaatcaaaaacaagaaattgatactaatgatgatatttcATTGAATATAGCTAAACAACgtgatttaattgatagtATTGGATTTGTATTAACTGCTTATCAAGTTTtaaaaccaacaacaactaattgtcatttattggattataaagattatattttaatatttttaggacaattattgaatattaCTTCAAATTTAGAGAAAACATTAAAATGTAAAattattcaacaattaattaaattaattaaattaccgggatttttaaatattaatgaacttgaattgatattagggaattatttcaaagattttttcttgttaggaacaacaacaacaacatcatcatcatcatcatcagcaggaaagaagaaggatgttattttacaagaaattattaatggaTTAATTGAAGTTTCACAAGATAGTCAAATAACTTCAATgacaattgaatttattattaatccaatattaaatcaattattaaacaacGATGATACTGAGATTGATATTGAGACtttccaatttcaattagaaattgttggtgatttatgtattaattatcaaattcttgaagTTATTTCCATTagattattaaataaattatcattaataattaataatcaatctaatgataatttacaattatataaactcattattaatttatttattgaatcaataaaaaaaattgaatcaattcaacaatttttaacTAATTCATGGTATAAACATTTTATACCAAAATTTATggaaaatttgttgatcaTTTTACCAGTGAAGAAGTCtttttttgatgataatgattataaaagtgataattatgaattatttgaaattgttggaGATTTATTAGGattaattataaaattcaTTGATGTATCTAAACATCAAGAGATTttggatcaattgaatcaagcatttattaccaataatgaccaaacaaatgaaaattatGGACTAGGACCATTTAAATATCCTctgaatttattaattgaaccaactaattatatcaatatttataataaaattttaagttcaattgataaatcttgtgttttcaaaaccaatattGATCAACAAGTGATTGAATTAgtgataaatttgatttataaaattggtAGTAAAGATGAATATTTACGATTACAATATTTACAAACATTATgtttattgattaataaatttatcaaaaatgttgatattgatattattgaatcaatattgaaattgaaattattagaagaatTTAATCATAAAGAATTTCCAATTACTGAAAAagattttatttcatttgaaatatttatatgGATATTAAAAggattaattattaaacttgataaattaggaattaattatttgaatcaattacttgaattatttgttatcactaaaaattataaatttaaacaattaattggtaaatcattacaaattttatttattgatttaaaaattttcaccaatgaaaaaatcaccagcacgacgacgacgacgacgaccaccaccaccaccaccaatagTGTTGATACTAGTagtaatgatttaaaatcttcaaatcaattgatttcaaaagttaaaaatttacaaattaaatcattgtATAAACAACATATATTTGTCATTATTTTACcatatttaattaataatgatgattccaataattttggtactgataatgattttaatttaaaatttaattcattatcattaattattgaaaatttatctataaatggtaataataatattttaattaatcaattatcagaaattttaccaattacattatattcattaattaaaatcCCTATagattcaaattcaaattccaatttattggcatcattaataatattaaatataattttaaaagaagaagaaaaagaagaaaaagaaaaagagaaagatatcaataatacaaatttatcattattaactaaagacaatattattgaattaataccaattttaattaaattaatcactaccaccactaccaatagaaaatccaaatccaaatccaattcatcaaatattgatatcaaaatattaagtttaaaaaatttgaaattaataattgaaaaatttgatgatattattaataaatcaaaattattgaatgatttattacCTGGTTTAgatgataaaaaaagagttgTTAGAAAATTGACTATTGATTTAAGacaattattatatgaTTCCAAATAA